DNA from Candidatus Baltobacteraceae bacterium:
CGACCGAAGCCTACCGGGTCGCGCGCGATTACATGGTTCGCTTAGAACCCGCCGACTTCGAAGGCGCCAAACTGGATCGCTTAGCCGCGCAGACCGCGCTGGAACCGTCGGCCTTTAAGGCCACGTTCGAGCGCATCGCTATTCCTTGAGGCCGTCCAGGAGCGATTGCGCTTCGGCCGCCGCGCACTAACCGGCGCCGTGCTCGATCGAGTCGAGCAGCGCTTGCGCCTTTTGCGCTCCCGTTTGATCGTCGTCGATGCGGTAGTGGCGTAACGCATCCTGCGCCGACGTCTTCGCTTCCGCGCGATTCCCGAGTTTGAGCTCTATCTGAGCGCGCACGTAATATCCATCGCCGTCGTCGCTCTTCGCGGCGATGTACGCGTCGACGTTTTTTAAGCCGTCGTCGTATTGACCGTTATTGAGCTGCGACAACGCCAGCCAATAGTGTGCATTCGGTCCCGGATCGATCTTGAGGGCCGCATTGAAATCGGCGATCGCTTCGGGCCACTTCTTCTGGTCGATCTCCGCACGCCCGCGCTGGAAGTATCCCTCCTCGATCGAGGGATCGATGCGGACCGCCTCGTTGCAGTCCTCGACCGCCTTGGCATCGTCGCCGAGATTGACGTAGACGTGACAGCGAATCTCGTAGCCGTAGGCGTTGTCGCTGGCGGCCGAAATCGCGTTGTTGGCGTCGGCGAGCGCTGCCTGCTGATCCGCAAGATGCAGGTGCACGCGCGCCCGCGCGCGGTAGGCGTAGCCCGATTTGGGGTCGAGCGCGACGGCCTTATCGCAATCCGGAAGCGCCTCACTATTCTGACCGAGCTCGCCGCGCGAATCGCAACGTGACGCGTAGGCGTACGCATAGTCCGGATTGGCGGCGATCGCGGCTGTGTAGTCGGCAATTGCCGATTTCGAATCCCCGAGCGACTCGTAATCGTCGCCGCGATCCACTAAAGCGGTCGCGTCTTTGGGATGATTCGCGAGGTACGAGTCGAGCAGCGCAATCGACTCTTTATATTTGCCTTCTTGATACAGCGTCTCGGCGCGCGCAACATCGCCCGACGTTTCGGCCGGCGCCGCTGCCGGCAAAAAGAACGCCGAACTCGACGCCAGCGCGAGCGCGGTCAGCAAGCGTTTCATATGGCCGGGTTCGCTAAGCGCTATCGGCCGCCTTGGTACGATTGAACGCGGGGCCGATTCCCATCACGACGAGCATCAACCCAACGGCGTAGAAGGCAAATCCGTGACGGCGGCACGGGGTTGGGGACACGGATGGGTGTGAGCATAAGGGCCGGCGCTTCCGCAGAGGGTAACGACCGTTTCGGATCGCGTACTCGAACGCGAAGACCGCCGCGAGTGCGACGACGAGGGCGGCAAAACCAAAGAGCCCGCTGCGATTCACAGCGGGCTCTTCTCGATATAATCTGGCACCGACCTACTTTCGAGGGGCCCTGCGGCCCGACTATCATTGGCGCTG
Protein-coding regions in this window:
- a CDS encoding tetratricopeptide repeat protein encodes the protein MKRLLTALALASSSAFFLPAAAPAETSGDVARAETLYQEGKYKESIALLDSYLANHPKDATALVDRGDDYESLGDSKSAIADYTAAIAANPDYAYAYASRCDSRGELGQNSEALPDCDKAVALDPKSGYAYRARARVHLHLADQQAALADANNAISAASDNAYGYEIRCHVYVNLGDDAKAVEDCNEAVRIDPSIEEGYFQRGRAEIDQKKWPEAIADFNAALKIDPGPNAHYWLALSQLNNGQYDDGLKNVDAYIAAKSDDGDGYYVRAQIELKLGNRAEAKTSAQDALRHYRIDDDQTGAQKAQALLDSIEHGAG